Proteins encoded in a region of the Oncorhynchus gorbuscha isolate QuinsamMale2020 ecotype Even-year unplaced genomic scaffold, OgorEven_v1.0 Un_scaffold_5289, whole genome shotgun sequence genome:
- the LOC124029037 gene encoding cytochrome c oxidase assembly protein COX14 homolog translates to MLTTAKRLADFGYRGFSASMMLLTLYRGYLCTMQGYRYMNKQKELQVAAENQAVEVLKP, encoded by the coding sequence atgttgaccACCGCAAAGCGACTCGCCGACTTCGGATACCGGGGGTTTTCTGCCTCGATGATGCTGTTGACACTCTACAGGGGATACCTGTGTACCATGCAGGGATACCGCTACATGAACAAGCAAAAAGAGCTGCAGGTAGCGGCAGAAAACCAAGCCGTGGAGGTCCTCAAGCCATAG
- the LOC124029035 gene encoding pre-miRNA 5'-monophosphate methyltransferase-like has protein sequence MSTFQQKKCNIGYDPGAAPYGNFINYYTFNPPENRLSLIPTTLIQDLGYGKDSSETILMLDVGCNSGDLTVALYRHLQQRVLSEDSTTPPDTDLQLLGFDLDETLILRAQQTNPFPQSISFIPLDITEDAASQTQLQDYLRQHGGFRFHLSLCLAVTMWVHLNHGDAALLGLLSRLASVSQHLLLEAQPWKCYRSAARRLRKLGRSDFDHFKELKIRGDVAEQAREHLEKHCGMALMQCFGSTSWDRRLLLFRRRETVDLHTVDLHLSQ, from the exons ATGTCAACATTTCAACAAAAAAAGTGTAACATCGGAT ATGATCCCGGTGCAGCACCATACGGCAATTTTATAAACTATTACACATTTAACCCACCAGAGAACCGTTTAAGCCTCATTCCGACCACACTTATTCAGGATTTGGGGTATGGCAAGGACAGCAGTGAAACCATATTGATGCTGGATGTCGGTTGCAATTCAGGG GACCTGACAGTGGCATTGTACAGACACCTTCAACAGAGAGTCTTGTCTGAAGACTCTACAACACCACCCGACACTGATCTCCAACTCCTGGGCTTCGACCTGGACGAAACCCTGATCCTCCGGGCCCAACAGACCAACCCTTTCCCCCAGAGCATCTCTTTCATTCCCTTAGACATCACTGAGGATGCTGCTAGCCAGACCCAGCTACAGGACTACCTGAGACAACATGGCGGCTTCCGCTTCCACCTCTCCCTGTGCCTGGCTGTTACCATGTGGGTCCACCTGAACCACGGAGACGCTGCCCTACTGGGGCTCCTCTCCCGGCTGGCCTCCGTCAGCCAACATCTCCTCCTGGAGGCCCAGCCCTGGAAGTGCTACCGTTCGGCTGCCCGGAGGCTGAGGAAGCTCGGGCGGTCTGACTTTGACCACTTCAAGGAGTTAAAGATCAGAGGAGATGTGGCAGAACAAGCCAGGGAACACTTAGAGAAACACTGTGGGATGGCACTGATGCAGTGTTTCGGTAGTACCAGCTGGGATCGTAGACTGCTCCTCTTTAGGAGAAGAGAGACGGTTGACCTACATACGGTTGACCTACATTTATCCCAGTAG